AAGAACACAATGCAACTTCGCTATTGGAATCCCAGTTGGATCTGAAGAGTACTGCAGGTACTTCCAAGGATAAGTAAGGATCTTTGTCTGAAAGCATAAGAGCAGTTCTCCAAGTTTCTGGTCTCAATTGGGGTTAGCTATCTAGGAGATGGCTTTTGTTAGACCAAATGCCTGATGCATCCTTGTTCAATAATGTTGAAGTATGGCTTGAGAAGTCCTATACCGATCGTAGGCTACTTTTTGGCTATATCAGTGAAGTCATTTTGGAGATAGATCAATGTTATTTTGGATGCTCCCCATGGATTTCGCTTCTCTATCCACGACTTCAACCGGCTATGTTATCAAAAAATCTGGTTCATGAAGTGTTGAGACATGTCGATTGGCAACTCCTTCTGGAGTTGCCCCAACAGACATCACAACAACTTGTAGAAAAGGATGGGCAGAAATTTGGAATATGGATGGATAACCGACTCGATATGGAGGAAGTTTTCACAGAGTTAATTGACAGCATTTTAGAGGATTTGGTAATTGATGCTGCTATTCAACTGCAAACGTAAAAGAAGAGCAAAGACATGGAGTTTCAATGGTAAAAAATCAAACCCCGCCAATTTAGGTAAATAAGACTTTTCTTTCTACAGTCTCTTCTTGTCTATTAAAGGggtttttttagtgttttttttcaatttcttcatccAACGTGGCAAGTTGACTGGCCACATCagctagttaacttgccacatcagcAGTTCTGTTAAAACACAAACAGAAATTGTTAGTCagtgactattttgtcacttttttataacgttaataactgttttattatttttcaaaagttaggtgactgaaataaaatttatatgactattttattaattagcctaaaattgagtgactgttggtgtaatttaccattttatttaaaaaaaagctaAATCTTATGGTGCAAGTTAGCCCATTAACATTTTCTCTGCAGATAAGACAAAGCATGTATTTAATAAAAACATCTATGTTTTAATATCTAAGGTGGGGGACAGAAGCATAGATAAAAGCTAGAATAACTTGCTCTTGGCCAATGTACtgtatttttctataattttaaaacatcataatagAACCAAAATGGTAAGATGAGTTTCAGATGACATGGTACAGCTCAGATACAAGGAAAAGTTGGAGTCAAGGAACAAATGTCAAGTacaaacatctgaatggatcCTATTTCACTAAACATCCTTCTTCTGCACCGTCTCGTTATGTATGAACTCGCCGATAAACGAATAATCATTTGGCTTTCGCAGTAATCATCTTGCTAAATTGTACTTGCATACTTCAGCAGCTAAGATCACTCAAAACATGTATAGGACATAATATTTACTGTCTGGGTAAAAGAATAGATACAGGAAATGCTGAAGATCCATTGTTGGGAGCACCATGTAGACTGAGAATTGAAGTTACCAAGTTATATATCTCAACATTCTCAAAAGATGGCACTTTCTTCCCCCTGCCAAATTGAGGACCATGACCAATAAAAATGCTCCTCATGGAGAAAATTGCGTTGTCATATCCATGTGATCCTCCACACTCTTTTCGCTTACTCCTTTTCTGTTCCACCTTAAAGCTCTCCTCGATCAGCCCGATTATGGGAGGAATTCGGTCACTTGCGGCATAATGTAGCCGACTAGGTAGCTCTTCCTTAAGGTAAACCTTCAAATACTTGCCATTCTCAACCTTTCCAGATTCCAGTCCTTCATTCATCTTTGCTACAACATCCGATGCTGCTTGACCCGGAGGTGGATGAATAGCGAGCAACGGACTATAAGACCAAACCCATTCAGCCGGAATTTCGATCCAAGGTGCCAAATCATCAAGGAAAATCAGCTTTTTATCACATGTACCAACCATTCCATGGTCTCCAACCATAATTATAGTAACATCCTCAAAAATCCCTCTTTTCTCCAAACCATCAATCAACCTCCCAATCATTCTATCGATTCTAGCAACAGCCTCAGTGATCTCGGGATCATCAGGTCCAACATGGTGACCTTGATGATCAGGATCCTCAAAATACAATGTCATGAACACAGGGATCTCACTACTAGGCAAATCAAAATAACTTAAAACAGTATCCACTCTATCCTCAAAAGCAACAGAAGCATTATATTTCATACACAACTTTTCAGGACAACCCCAAGTGCCCTTTTTCACCTCGCTTCCAGGCCAAAAATAGGTAGCAGCCTTTAATCCATGATTGACCACGGTCTCCCAAAGTGGCTCACCTAACCACCACTTGGGTTCATGACTAGCCATATGGAAAAACTCACCAGTTTTGGGATCCAAAAAATGGTTATTTATAATACCATGATGTGCAGGATAAAGACCAGTAACAATGGAGTAATGATTAGGAAAAGTGAGAGAAGGGAAAACAGGAATCAAACCCATCTCAGCTTCAGTCCCGTTTTGAATCAAACGGTGGATGTTTGGTGTTGGGGTCTTGAATTGGTACCCAAATCGAAACCCATCGGATGAAACCAAAAGAACCACCGGTTTTTCCAGTTTCTTCAAAGGACGAGAGAATTTGTTCTCtgcagaagaagaagaagaagaagaagaagaagaagaagaataaaagaGGAAAGCAAAAGCGAAGTCCGCCGAAAGAGCAATGCAAGTGATGAGTATCAAAGCGATGAAGATGATGGAAGCGTGGCGGTTTGAAGGGGATGATTTTACCTCCGAGTCTAAAGAAGAATCAGTGTCGAAAGCAAGTAGAGCCGTAGATTGACTTGAGGGATCTTCTTCTTGGGTCGGTATTGGAATCGGCTTTGTTTGAGCCAATGAATCGGAACCCATgatctcttcctttttttctccACAATCAAGGCCTCATAAAGGAACGAGAGaaatcaagaaatttgagaaagtATAATGATAAAGTGGGGGTGTTTCACGGATAGTTGGTTGGCAAGTCGCCCAAAGAAGCCTTCGTTGGGAAGGTGAGTTGGACCAATCGCCAATGGAGTCTACCTGAAGATAAAATCAAAGAGGCTTTAATTCTACTTCAGTCTTTTACAAACGAGCCACTGCCGCGTTTCTTTATTGGGAATATTCCAATAAATCGATGAAGGATCGGACGGTCACCATTACTTTAAGTGCAGCTGTGCGGCTGTAACGCAGCGTGGGTCTAACAATTCTATTATCGTCGGTATTTCAGTAATACGCTGTCGTTTATCATGTCAATTTCCAATATCCTAGTAGCTCAAAGGAAAAAAGGTGGGCTTGTTGTTTTCAAACCTAAAAGGTACATTTGGGAGCAGCAAAAAGTATTATGAAATGAttataaattgtaattttaaaaggagaatataaatttaaattttgaaataaatattattaaaagggATAATTATGAATTTAAACATTATGtaatacttaaaaaataatttaattattttatacgGTTAAAGGTTTGTATTcatatatgaataaaaaataagagattttttttagatttaaaaaatataaacatatttttgtaaattaatgATTAGATTTTGTATAAttcgtttcttttaattttattttcttgagcTATACGTACTATTACTCAAATAGGTAAATTTCAATGCAAGCATCAAAATGATTGGagtgaataaaaatatttattttttattagggaAATATAGCAGATCATGGACTGAGAtattaaaacttttttaattaaataacctATTTTATTCATTGgaatattagtttaattttataagtttttttcacgctcttaaaatttgaaatttacttgacaatttttttttactccaAATGGCCCCTCTCGTAGCCATTAATATGGGTTGATAGATGAGCCTGCCGTTATTAATTTAAAGGCCCACCAATGCCAGTTCTATTTTGTCTcacattttcctttttaatttagttattttttattagatgggagtattatttttttctatgcaTTTTTAGGTAAATTAAACCCaagtttattaaattattaataaatttatgttttatccATTTAAATTTACAAAGTTATAAAATAgacattgaattatttttaaaaaaaaattaagtcacCAAGTTATTAAGGTCTTTTTTTTTAGTCAAGCTAGCAAGCTATAAGTAATGATTTGAGAATCGGTACGATGTGTCAGTACCTATCGACGAGTAGAAGAGTATATACCTTAGATCTAAGTCAATCTAACAAACGGTGTTGAAGATCGTaaaagaaagttgtttggatttttaTTCGCAGATTCGTGATGCTCAAAActgttttgtaaaaaaaactcaattgtaAAATAGATCGGGAATAAGAGCTTTCGATTAATGCAATGATGCGAATAGAAAAAGCCATACAACAACAATTTGAACTGCCCGATAACTTAAATAAAGTAGAGTGACCAAactaaacttactaataatttaatgacattgATAATAGTTTATCTTACATCTTAATACAAGAATTAGTAACAGATTAATTTTACTTGGTTATTTTTAGCTCAACAAAATGAAGGATTTTTTTACTTAAGTTGTAAGGTTTTTTTAACTAGAGTTTTACTCctcattttaatattatgttaaaAGCAAATGACATTAAGTTTAAATTAATTGTTCTATTTGTTAGGAAAAACTATTTTAATACTTACATAATAATTAAGCCTTTTCTTTTGTGTTGATACAGTATATAACGAGCcagtatttaatttataaaataaagtcGTTTGcataatcaaaattattaaattatatttttttggttgTCCATGTTCATTTTACCGTCTATATTAGGAGGAGCTACTCTTCCCAATAATATTATCTCCAAGAGAaaaattaatttacattttttaaatataaaaaaataaattatataagatCATATCTCCACTATTCATATAAACAAAACAaattcaaatgatcaaaatagTTTAAATCTAAACCACGAGGTGTGATGTGGTGGTTGCTTATCTCATCCCTTAACCAAGTGATCAGGATTTCAGTCCTCACTCACGAGAATGGAGCACATCTTGTTAGGGGTGAGTGTTCAattgaattgagtgaaaaaatttcgagataatcgagttaacgaatcatattttatcatcctaatttgatttgaaattttttcaatttgagtcgaatgaaatgaaatttgagttgGGTCGAATCAAGTAcaattattcgagttaaattaaaaaattaaacatgtcaaattaaaattttgttatagcATAACTAATCCATGTTAGaacaaataaatttgaaaaaccatatatatttgaaaaaaatcaaagtaaaataatttaaaaaaagaagaagatatttTAGTGTGATAaaattgaatcattaattaacttatttaggtcctaaaattattcttttagaaaatttaaaattctaactTTCGttgtatttttttagattttttttaatttatatatatatttaaaatacaaaaaaaattataaatattttgaatttttaaaaataattttgattttttttataatttttgttaggagagagaccaatttgcttattttcaaaattgacaaggacAAATAGGTATTTACATCAatatgttatttgaattgtaaaattcaactcgactcgaactaggaactcgaaactcgaataacttaaaatttgaattttttttccaattttttgaATCGAATTGAGTTTTGCTCATGTCTATATTTCATAACCAACCATCTACCTTTTTGGAGAGCACTTACGGTGAGGgaacttgtaacacccttacccgagactgtcgccggagtcgagcacaaggcgttacctgacttaacatACTAATTCGAGacataaaatttgtttttaaaattaatttatttacattcattcaatatgtccctaaaaagggccctcgagaccctaagacatgcaattgaaatggttcgggaccaaaccgagaacattaaaaattttccgaagacttcgacaaatcaaaacaatttatttcattattccttataaaactgcccacctacgtcatagtcactaaataaatcataactcgagtcacaaaactcaaaatttaaattcgtgaattttccctgaaactagactcatgtatcttcttactaatttttttttccagaaattttggtctagccaattagtacaatttattagttaaagtttctccTGTTGCACTGTTCGCCTACTCTGACCTcccctcactacgaatcaattttctctctgtacagaattcaaaaaaCCATGCCGTctggaatctagaaatataaactataactcctaattctttttgtacaatttttagtgaatttataaagtcagaacagaggattcagaaatcactctgaccgtgtctcactaaaattcaaatatctcttaatatacacttcttttgcttactctgtttctttcatgtgaaaatagtctcaataagctttaattctatatctcattcatcacctaattccatttctactattcttggctatttttcaagatcacatcactgctgttgttcaatactgttttaatgctaatttcactttttcctgatttctttgtattaactaccatttaggcatacacaACActgaaacatgttcttcattagccatttcaatagctaatcattatcaaatatttacataccattctttagccatatcataaggacatacacacaaaatggctaagtccctattcatgccataaactagaacgtttataaacgaagatacccatttggtaacttgatagtcgatagtgtgaagtgatctccgacgacctccaacctgagcttgcttttaagtactctgaaacatgggaaagtgaaagaagtaagcttataaagcttagtgtaacacccctatcccgtaaccatcgccggaataggacaAGGCGTTACCGGAAATCAGAAAACAGATcttaacagtaaaattttgaacattctcttgaaataaagatttttttttatataaatgctAGACACAACCAGTGATCGAATTTCtaacttataaaattaaacatccaaaagaTGCCATATTCTCATGGCTTAAATacgttaaccaaaatatccttccactattagtctattctatacatgccttaaaccttaATGATATACAAACTTTATCTACTCACATGataactcgatagtgtgatgaaatctcctCGACTTCCAACCCAAGCAATTTCTCTAAAGCCCTATAGACATAGaaaaaacacacagaataagctttgaaagcttagtaagccttaagcaaataaatcatttcaataattatgaaaattccatatcactaatccgaattgaaaaataatctcaattgtatatacattcatagtatcttaagttcatataaccttattaaatagtttcactaatttatatttacaaataacTTATGACTATGATTTTAAATTCGTGTGATAACTGTCAATTCATTCGTATGAAcaaaacttgcacatatccaatacataccaaccaaaacatgtcatatttttccatgtttgattcatggaaccacaaggtcacatgtcaagcacatatagcatatatttatctattatttatcacgtctcattttcacatggactacatacatctgaccaagtttattcaatgttcacaacataatcacataatcactacaagctgtcttgctgagcagcagtcactaaattttttataactggagatacaaaactccaaatcatatgctgttaattttccctgaaaatagactcatatatcttatatctataaaattttcagaatttttggtttgaccaatcaataccagatttttcttaaattttcccctgtttcactgtttgactattctgaccattcttcactataaatcagatttctcattgtatagaattcaaaatatgttctcgtttattttatttgaaactagactcattaaggagtctaagaatataaattttatcttataataataattgtacaatttacaatgattttctaaaaacagaacagggtatttcgaagtcattttgactctatgtcacgccacttcaaatatctcattatctacaattcttttgcttacatggtttcttttataagaaactagactcattaagctttaattacataatttattcagcttctaatttaatttccacaatttatggttattttccaaaatcacgctactgttgctgtcccaagcagatttattacaaatttgctctttcacacattccttgcattcaaattatttaaacatgtatatcatgccattcaagatcgaactcatataacataggcattaaaatgttTCACTATCaactttagttcaattgaaacgaataaaatacaatatcatattcacatttagttttccatgatcgtaatcacctaaaaataaaatcatatacttccacaaacctttccacaaggaccaagtgtttatatttgaatataaacataaaatcacttcacataacttcacacatttaccgaatgtatcacgatcacatttacagtcataacacttattcacagatgcatcactttatacatttataatttaattcaaatcaaaatcacatacgagtacatgatacatacctgaccaacttaatatgtaatacactttcaatttgtcatcttagtgtaggatcttgtaattgtatacttttatcaaattcatcagcacttggcctgctaggtataaaaccggaaattatattaccagcacaaagcctgcgggactttagcccggatacatttcctgCACGAAGCCTAcgagactttagcccggatacattttcagcacgaagcctgcgggactttagcccggatacatttccagtatcttgcatatttttttcacatgttaacacatttaacataacatatcacattagtaattCAATTGCTTCGTTCGAATATAAacacaaaatgtacacctaccctttaacttttggttcaataatcatacataaagaacacataatcttttcactatcccagtttcacttttaataaccattcgactatatgccatattcacaaattatttcacacacaacttcgatcaagtaggaacaatagtcacaattcatcaattatacaaatatcctattctttgactttgtttcataatagctattcggtcaccacatatataccattcaattcacattcgactttatacaaacaagtacagTAAAATTGTAcacacatattacacactttcacatcattacttaatagtcattcggccacattatatacataaatcatccatttcatattcggctttatagcctaaattcaatacacttattgcaaatcgaacttgtaaaggtcaaataatttcttatcatattatataatcttaagcgcgcagcaaatcaaatttaattacttaaggaGTTACCTTGAATGTCATTGCACAATTACAGATTGATTAATCAACTACTTTTGCTTTCCCCCTTTCGGAATTTAGCTCCtttttctcttgagcttaattcaaacaaacaaataaacatttattcaccTTAATCCATCTTTGATACGTAAAgataaactcgcacacttagtgctcattaACCGATCTCGTACACTTAGTACTCGGTATAAATTcagtttgcacacttagtgccaaatgatCAATTTTTTTACACTTAGTACTCATTACCAATTTcacttcgcacacttagtgctcatctCAAGCTTACTaccattttgaatatatatacacatacttctACCACAATCGGCTAGatcaaataaatgtatatatattcaccTTCGGTGATATCAAACCATACATATGTATTCACTTTTGATTATACCaaactatacatatataattatgtacttccattgaattcatgaattacattataattaaattcaatcaactcaattgcttaaaacttacctcgattatcGACGGATTAAGTTTCTCGGCTATTCAATTAATTTCGCTTTTCTCTTATCCGCTTCCGATCtcctcgtttcttgatctaattaaaatttcaatttcaactcattcaatttaatttataaacaaatcaattcTTAATGCATAATTAATAAGTTTACTTATTCGCTCCTCATGGTATTCAACATTTGCTAAATAGTCCaaagtatttaataattaaaatacatcaattcTTTATTTCAATGTACCATAATCGAAT
The sequence above is drawn from the Gossypium hirsutum isolate 1008001.06 chromosome A05, Gossypium_hirsutum_v2.1, whole genome shotgun sequence genome and encodes:
- the LOC107937730 gene encoding ectonucleotide pyrophosphatase/phosphodiesterase family member 3 isoform X1, with protein sequence MGSDSLAQTKPIPIPTQEEDPSSQSTALLAFDTDSSLDSEVKSSPSNRHASIIFIALILITCIALSADFAFAFLFYSSSSSSSSSSSSAENKFSRPLKKLEKPVVLLVSSDGFRFGYQFKTPTPNIHRLIQNGTEAEMGLIPVFPSLTFPNHYSIVTGLYPAHHGIINNHFLDPKTGEFFHMASHEPKWWLGEPLWETVVNHGLKAATYFWPGSEVKKGTWGCPEKLCMKYNASVAFEDRVDTVLSYFDLPSSEIPVFMTLYFEDPDHQGHHVGPDDPEITEAVARIDRMIGRLIDGLEKRGIFEDVTIIMVGDHGMVGTCDKKLIFLDDLAPWIEIPAEWVWSYSPLLAIHPPPGQAASDVVAKMNEGLESGKVENGKYLKVYLKEELPSRLHYAASDRIPPIIGLIEESFKVEQKRSKRKECGGSHGYDNAIFSMRSIFIGHGPQFGRGKKVPSFENVEIYNLVTSILSLHGAPNNGSSAFPVSILLPRQ
- the LOC107937730 gene encoding ectonucleotide pyrophosphatase/phosphodiesterase family member 1 isoform X2; translated protein: MGLIPVFPSLTFPNHYSIVTGLYPAHHGIINNHFLDPKTGEFFHMASHEPKWWLGEPLWETVVNHGLKAATYFWPGSEVKKGTWGCPEKLCMKYNASVAFEDRVDTVLSYFDLPSSEIPVFMTLYFEDPDHQGHHVGPDDPEITEAVARIDRMIGRLIDGLEKRGIFEDVTIIMVGDHGMVGTCDKKLIFLDDLAPWIEIPAEWVWSYSPLLAIHPPPGQAASDVVAKMNEGLESGKVENGKYLKVYLKEELPSRLHYAASDRIPPIIGLIEESFKVEQKRSKRKECGGSHGYDNAIFSMRSIFIGHGPQFGRGKKVPSFENVEIYNLVTSILSLHGAPNNGSSAFPVSILLPRQ